From the Candidatus Neomarinimicrobiota bacterium genome, the window TTCTTTGACCACCGTTCCATCAACACTAAATTGTTTTTTAGAATAATCAACGGTGATTGCGCCGCATCCAGCCACACAACATTTCCCCATACCTCTTGCAACTATTGCGGCGTGTGAAGTCATACCACCTCTGGCAGTTAAGATTCCTTCGGCGGCATACATCCCTGAAATATCCTCAGGGGAGGTTTCTGTGCGGGTTAAAATAGTTTTTACTCCCTGCTCTTTGAGCCTAACAGCTTCAGCCGCTGTGAATACCACCTTACCCGAGGCTGCTCCCGGACCGGCGTTTAGCCCGCGAGCGAGAACTCTATTGTCGGTTTTTGCCTGAGCCAGGTCATTGATGTCAAAAATGGGGAAGAGAAGCTGGTTAAGTTGTTCAGGATCGACTCTGAGCAATGCTTCTTCCTTTGTAATCAGACCTTCTTCCACCATATCCACTGCGATATTGAGAGCTGCCAGAGCCGTCCTTTTCCCCATGCGGGTCTGAAGCATCCAAATTTTACCTTCTTGAATTGTGAACTCGATATCCTGGGTATCCCGATAATGAGTTTCCAGTTTGTTTCGTATATCGTTGAGGTCTGAATAAAGTTCAGGCATTATGCTTTCTAACGTTATCTGCGAATCGTCGGATTTTATCTCTTCGTTGATAGGTTGTGGAGTCCTGATACCCGCAACTACATCCTCACCCTGAGCGTTAACGAGATATTCCCCGTAAAATATATTATTGCCCGTGGCGGGATCACGGGTGAATGCTACGCCCGTAGCGGATGAATCGCCCATATTGCCAAAAACCATCGCCTGTACGTTTACGGCTGTTCCCCAATGGTCAGGAATATGATTTATTCTCCGATATTCGATAGCTCTCGGCAGGTTCCACGACTTGAAAACTGCGTTGATAGAACCCCAAAGCTGATCCATAGGATCTTCCGGAAATGGACTGGCGGTGTCGGTTTTAATTAGCTGGCGATAGCTGTCGACGAGTTCTTTCAGGTCATCCGTGGTAAGGTCTGTGTCCATCTCCGTTCCACGGTCATTTTTCATTTTTTCAATAAGATGCTCAAATTTACTGGGTTCCACACCAAGGACAACGTTTCCATACATATACAGAAACCTGCGGAAAGAATCCCAGGCAGTCCTTTCATTTCCGGTTTTTTTCACGAATCCTGCAAGAGTGCCTTCGTTCATTCCGAGATTCAACACCGTATCCATCATTCCGGGCATCGATTGCCTTGATCCTGAACGCACGGACAAGAGAAGCGGATTATCCGCGTCACCGTATTTGGTACCCATAATTTCTTCGACTTTTTTCAAATGCTCCAGCACCTCAGAATTAAATCCATCAGGCAACGATTCATCATGTTCCATAAAGTAAACGCATGCTTCTGTAGATAATGTAAATCCCGGCGGAACGGGAATACCCAAATTACTCATTTCTGCTAAATTTGCTCCTTTTCCACCAAGCAGATTTTTCATTTCACTGGCGCCTTCAGATTTGCCGCTCCCAAAAGAATAAACATATTTCATCAATTAAGTCCTGTTTTAAATTTTCTTATATTAAACTCGCCTGAAATTTTATTTTCATAAATTTCGATGCGAAAGATAGGCACTGCTGGTTCTAAATGCAATCTGTCTATGCGATAATTCTACTAATATGGATTACTATATTTCAGGCGGGAAGGGATGAGGGTGAATTTTAAGGATATTTGAAAACGGGATAGAATCAGACATCTATCCCGTTTTCAAAATAAATCACTTAGGACCTTACTTCATCTAATATCCTTATTAATGGAAGATTAACATTCAGACCAATTTTCACCTGAATGTCTGATAGTTCTGTTTGGGAATAATAATATCTCATTGCCGTATCAAGAGAAATAAAATCGTGCATAAAATATCTAAGTCCCCATAATACCAGCATATCCTCTCTCAAACTTATAGACGGCGTCCTGGCATCCAAGTGTAATCTTGGAACGGTAGTTACGTCGAATATCATCATTGTGGATGAATTTACCATATTCGTAAATCCAATAAATCCTCCTGTCCTGACTCTTGAACGTTCTTTAGTATCAAAGAATGAATTTGAATCAAAAAACGAAAGGGATAAGTTCCTGTACCTAAAATCTGATATAATCGGTCCAAAATGAAAGGTTGCGTTTTTATACTTTATAGTGCTGATAAAATAAAAAGATGCGAAGCGGGTTTCAAATCCGGCAGTGCGAAGATTTGCACCAGATAATAAGCCATCTGCTGCTATATAAATTCTGTTACTTTCCTGCCCTGCCCAATTTGAACTACGAACCAACCCGGAAAAAGACATTGAAATTGATTTACCGAAATTCACATTTGGAATCACCGCGATTTTCAGAGATTTAGTATCCAATGTAGTGCCGCTGGGGAATATATTGGTGAAAAGTACCTGCTGCGAAATCGCCAACTCCCCGACTCCGCCAAGACCCAATCTGAAATGACTTCTTCCGCTACCCCTGCTATCTACTCCAAACACTCCTCCACCCGATACATTTAGAGAAGCAGATTCTAACATCGAAGCAGTTGGTGATATGAACAAGCGTTGAAGCTTTGCTATATTATTATCTTCTGCCACTGCTTCTACATTAAAAAAAATGAATAATATTGATGTAGCTAAGACTGAACGGACAATCATAAGATTTCCTCCCAACTTTTGATTTCAACTAATATATCTTAAAAAAGTAGTACTGATTTAACTACTGAATCATCCTCTTAGTTCCATATCGAATTAAGAATGTTCCTTTAATAAAAAGAGAAAGTATAGAGCGGATGATAGGGCAAGCCCCGGAAAGATAGGCTCAATAGCGAAGGGATATAAAGGTTCTGCCTGTGAGCCGTTTAAATAACCTAAGGTCAGTTGAATTGCAGCGGCTGTAAAGGAGAGCAGCATAAGCCAGAATGTGGAACGTCCATTCAATTGAAAACGAGGGAAATAACTCGTCACAACAGGGATAAGCAAAGCGGGAATAAACAGGCTTCCAAATGTGTACCATATACCAACGACACTCGGCAGGAAATACGCAATTGTCAGAGCGATGAAAAACGTGGCTATAACTCCAAAACGTAAATAATAAATATCAATATTGAGTGGAACATTTTTTCCGAGCCTACCAATAATATCTTTGCTAATAGTGACTCCAGATATGAGGGCGAGACTATCAATAGTTGACATTATTGTTGAGAGTAAACCGATGAAGAATATGCCCTTTATAAAAGGGGGTAACAAAAGTTCAGCCAGGAGAGGATAAGCTTGTAAGGGTTCAATACCGGGTAAAACCGCTCTGGCATAGAGACCCGCGCTAACAGTCATTAGATCGAAGAGGAACCAAAACGCTATAGAAATAAAAATTCCTTTTCGCGCTGTTGACGAGTTTTTAGCCGCTGCGCACCGCTGATGGAAAGAAGGGTCAACGATCGTCCAGAGTGCGATGAAAAACCATACAATAATATAGGAAAATGATTTGCCGCCACTTAATGTCATATGCTCTGACGGAAGCGTAGAGGTCAAAAATTCTATTCCGCCATATTCATTAATAGCGAACGGCAGCAACAAACCGAACCCAAAAAACATAAAAACGAATTGGAGTTTGTCAGTGGCAACGATCGCGTGAAACCCGCCTGAAAAAACGTATGCCATTGAAAACAGCGCGCCGATAAGAATAGAGAGACCTAAACTCCACCCGAACAGTAGATTTAGTAATACACCGAGCATCAGCACGTGTGCAGCAGGTGAGGAAATAATGAAAATCAGCAGACCGCCGAATAAACCGGAGGCTTTCCCAAAGTTTTCGTAAAGCATTTCAGGGACTGTGAGCGAATTACCTTCGCGTATTCTTTTGGATAGAAAAACAGCAAAAATTGCAGCAAAAAGATAGTATGGAAGCCCAAATATAAGCCAGGTTGATAATCCGTTTTGATAAGAATATTCACCAATCCCGAGAATCCCCCCGTACCATGTCGCCACAAGTGTTGCAACGAATCCGGGAATTGTCAGCCGTCTTCCGGCTAAAAAATAACTTTCGGCAGTATCGTTCTTTTTTTTACCGGCCCGAATCCCCAAAAAAATAACTAAGCAGAAATAGCCGGCGATAATAAACAGATCTATCGAGCTGAATGTTATGCTATTCAAGTAAAGGCGATCCGTCGTTCATTTCGAATAGCCTGAATAAAAACGCGCCATCTCCCTCAATGTCTAAAATCACCGGTGAACTCATTACTTCGTTACTTACTCCGAATGGGCTGAAATCATACGATTCTCCGTTAAGTTCCCATTTCAATCCTTGAGATGTTATTGATGAAATGCCGCTCATAACCATCAGAGATATTTTTCTGCCTATTGGAGATTCAAATGTGAATGATTTTCTAATATAATCAACTTCAGCAAAAGTATTGAGTATGGAAATTTCAACGATTGGCGCATATATCTTCAGCAAGCTGAAACTCGCCATAGTATGATCGGACCTGTTGCCCGTTACTCCTAAAAATATTATTCTGTCTATACCGATAGATATTTCATGGTCTACAGCTTTCATTAAGTCGGTAGTTTGCTCGCTTGTATCCTTTAAGAATTCGATGTCATTATATTTTTTTTGAGTAACGGGGAGCAGAGAATCCATATCCCCTATAATCAAATCAGGAGTGAAGCCTGTTGAAACTAAATGATTTGCGCCTCCGTCAGCGCATATAATTCTATCGGCAGATTTAAGAACACCAGTTATCCTTTCCGAGGCAGTAAAATCTCCGTTGGCGATAATAACCGATATCTTTTTATCTGTCACAATTTGATAACCAGAGTTAAATATGCGTTCCTGAGCGCTGCCGGAATGAAAAAACCTATTCCACTATCCACTGCGCCATGTGTTTCATATTTTCTGTTGAAGAGGTTATTAACGTTTAACTGCAATGAAAGGGGAATTTTGGAGTCAGTGCCGGAAAAATCATAGTTAACAGAAAAATCTGTCACCCGGTAACTATTAATAGATAAATCATCGGACTCTGAATTATCCAGATATTGTTTTCCCACGAATCTCACGTAAACAGAAGAGCTGAACTGTTTTTTTCTCTGACCAAATTTAAAACCGCCAAGATATGAGGGAAACCCTCCAATTTTATTACCTGAA encodes:
- a CDS encoding pyruvate, phosphate dikinase, which produces MKYVYSFGSGKSEGASEMKNLLGGKGANLAEMSNLGIPVPPGFTLSTEACVYFMEHDESLPDGFNSEVLEHLKKVEEIMGTKYGDADNPLLLSVRSGSRQSMPGMMDTVLNLGMNEGTLAGFVKKTGNERTAWDSFRRFLYMYGNVVLGVEPSKFEHLIEKMKNDRGTEMDTDLTTDDLKELVDSYRQLIKTDTASPFPEDPMDQLWGSINAVFKSWNLPRAIEYRRINHIPDHWGTAVNVQAMVFGNMGDSSATGVAFTRDPATGNNIFYGEYLVNAQGEDVVAGIRTPQPINEEIKSDDSQITLESIMPELYSDLNDIRNKLETHYRDTQDIEFTIQEGKIWMLQTRMGKRTALAALNIAVDMVEEGLITKEEALLRVDPEQLNQLLFPIFDINDLAQAKTDNRVLARGLNAGPGAASGKVVFTAAEAVRLKEQGVKTILTRTETSPEDISGMYAAEGILTARGGMTSHAAIVARGMGKCCVAGCGAITVDYSKKQFSVDGTVVKEGDEISIDGNTGDVILGVIKTSPSEIVQILATKSMKPEESLIFQKFEKLMKWADDVRKLNVRTNADTPHDAEVAVAFGAEGIGLCRTEHMFFEGDRIDAVREMILADDLAGREKALDKLLPMQKEDFIGIYKAMNGLPVTIRTLDPPLHEFLPHDEKDIRDLAEKMGVSYEHLQAKVNSLHETNPMLGHRGCRLGLTYPEITAMQARAIIEAAVEVKKSGIDVKPEIMIPLVGHWKELRDQKAVVKEVADKILSDSDIELDYMIGTMIELPRACLTADQIAKEADFFSYGTNDLTQMAFGFSRDDAGTFLGEYEKKKIYERDVFQTIDFDGVGELIKIGVEKGRSTRPDLKIGICGEHGGDPLSVEFCHSLGFNYVSCSPYRVPVARLAAAQAVLKENK
- a CDS encoding sodium:solute symporter family protein gives rise to the protein MNSITFSSIDLFIIAGYFCLVIFLGIRAGKKKNDTAESYFLAGRRLTIPGFVATLVATWYGGILGIGEYSYQNGLSTWLIFGLPYYLFAAIFAVFLSKRIREGNSLTVPEMLYENFGKASGLFGGLLIFIISSPAAHVLMLGVLLNLLFGWSLGLSILIGALFSMAYVFSGGFHAIVATDKLQFVFMFFGFGLLLPFAINEYGGIEFLTSTLPSEHMTLSGGKSFSYIIVWFFIALWTIVDPSFHQRCAAAKNSSTARKGIFISIAFWFLFDLMTVSAGLYARAVLPGIEPLQAYPLLAELLLPPFIKGIFFIGLLSTIMSTIDSLALISGVTISKDIIGRLGKNVPLNIDIYYLRFGVIATFFIALTIAYFLPSVVGIWYTFGSLFIPALLIPVVTSYFPRFQLNGRSTFWLMLLSFTAAAIQLTLGYLNGSQAEPLYPFAIEPIFPGLALSSALYFLFLLKEHS
- a CDS encoding thiamine diphosphokinase gives rise to the protein MTDKKISVIIANGDFTASERITGVLKSADRIICADGGANHLVSTGFTPDLIIGDMDSLLPVTQKKYNDIEFLKDTSEQTTDLMKAVDHEISIGIDRIIFLGVTGNRSDHTMASFSLLKIYAPIVEISILNTFAEVDYIRKSFTFESPIGRKISLMVMSGISSITSQGLKWELNGESYDFSPFGVSNEVMSSPVILDIEGDGAFLFRLFEMNDGSPLLE